Proteins encoded by one window of Candidatus Saccharibacteria bacterium:
- a CDS encoding dienelactone hydrolase family protein produces MNKPYIYESKSNKNYAKAMVAIIVLPDIYGLTDYSKQTVEEFAKEFQRPIYMFDYFYVLADQPSVFSGDDREKAHELMQRLKGEDFVGSFKKVLNEISAENSSVKSLGVIGFCFGGRLAYLAGLEPSVNRIVSFYGAGAHMPDYYEGQSPIEALTKARANDTGLGVLSFYGTQDGSIPPEDRQKTQTELNQAGIAYKAREYDTGHAYFQPGRDNYDKSAAEASQKDLKELLND; encoded by the coding sequence ATGAATAAGCCCTATATATATGAATCCAAAAGCAACAAGAATTACGCCAAAGCTATGGTGGCAATAATCGTGCTGCCAGATATTTATGGCCTAACCGACTACTCAAAGCAAACAGTCGAAGAATTTGCCAAGGAATTTCAGCGGCCGATCTACATGTTTGACTACTTTTATGTTTTAGCCGACCAGCCGTCGGTGTTTAGCGGCGATGATCGCGAAAAAGCCCATGAGCTAATGCAGCGCCTGAAAGGCGAGGACTTTGTAGGTTCTTTCAAAAAAGTGCTCAATGAAATCTCGGCTGAAAACTCGAGTGTCAAAAGCCTTGGAGTAATTGGTTTCTGTTTTGGTGGGCGGTTGGCTTACTTGGCCGGACTTGAGCCAAGCGTAAACAGAATTGTATCGTTCTATGGTGCCGGCGCACACATGCCAGACTATTACGAAGGCCAAAGTCCGATCGAAGCGCTTACCAAGGCGCGTGCTAATGACACTGGCCTAGGAGTACTTAGCTTTTACGGCACTCAAGATGGCAGTATTCCACCAGAAGATCGACAAAAAACCCAAACTGAGCTTAATCAAGCTGGCATTGCTTACAAAGCCCGAGAGTATGACACTGGCCACGCCTACTTTCAGCCGGGTCGCGATAACTATGACAAGTCGGCAGCCGAGGCATCTCAAAAAGACTTAAAAGAATTGTTAAATGACTGA
- a CDS encoding F0F1 ATP synthase subunit delta → MAYKLPANIANRTQLRHLQRLLGRLKTGMKVNDPDLNALLSENGIKSLNLKTVQALKQFVSDCMQTAAEISVFLASAPSDDETAELVQWLRGRLQPNLLVHIVQSPEILAGCIVRTDRSIYDLSLRQALTQNKQLLIKALHNV, encoded by the coding sequence ATGGCCTATAAACTGCCAGCCAATATTGCCAACCGAACTCAATTGCGACACCTTCAGCGATTGTTAGGCAGACTAAAGACTGGCATGAAAGTTAACGACCCCGATCTTAATGCCTTGCTTAGTGAAAACGGCATTAAGTCACTTAACCTCAAAACGGTTCAGGCTTTAAAACAGTTTGTTAGCGACTGCATGCAAACAGCCGCTGAAATATCCGTGTTTTTGGCGAGTGCTCCGAGTGATGACGAAACAGCTGAGCTGGTACAGTGGCTACGTGGTCGCTTACAGCCCAACTTGCTCGTGCACATTGTTCAGTCGCCCGAGATTTTGGCGGGCTGCATAGTTAGGACAGATAGGTCGATTTATGATCTGTCGTTGCGACAAGCCCTAACGCAAAATAAACAGCTACTTATAAAGGCGTTACACAATGTTTGA
- a CDS encoding UDP-N-acetylmuramate--L-alanine ligase encodes MTERARHVHFIAIGGIGVSALAQWYLAQGYKVSGSDAVSSETTDFLMDQGVTIYIGHHASHIDGADEIIHSAAVKAGNPEYDAAKKRGIKMALYAEALGLLTRQYSTIAVAGSHGKSTTTAMVAIIMIAAGLDPTVVVGTKVKELDDNNFRHGGSKWLVLEADEYNRHFHHYYPQIAVINNIDLEHLEIYPDLESVEQSFLDFANNVRPEGVLVANGQDKSVTRLLKRFDSKNRTVVVFNGTDIAKHNLSIPGGHNQSNAEAAFRVGKALGIAEPSLRKSLHGFKGSWRRLEEVSEGIYSDYGHHPTEVKASLQALREANPNKRLVCVFQPHQHERLSGLFNDFVAAFEAADMAIIIPLYTPQGRDSGAGKGSEDLVRAIGKDGVLFAPNFNSAYATASKLFDQNHIIVFMGAGDIDESLRAKLAEQHLI; translated from the coding sequence ATGACTGAACGGGCTCGCCATGTTCATTTTATTGCTATCGGTGGTATTGGTGTCTCGGCTTTGGCGCAATGGTATTTAGCCCAGGGTTATAAAGTTAGTGGATCCGATGCTGTAAGCTCTGAAACAACTGATTTTTTAATGGATCAAGGCGTAACTATCTATATTGGTCACCATGCTAGCCACATCGATGGAGCCGACGAAATTATTCATTCGGCCGCTGTTAAAGCCGGTAACCCTGAATACGACGCAGCCAAGAAGCGCGGCATTAAAATGGCGCTCTACGCCGAAGCCCTTGGCTTACTTACTAGGCAATACAGCACTATAGCTGTAGCTGGCAGTCACGGCAAAAGTACCACTACCGCAATGGTCGCAATTATTATGATAGCCGCTGGGCTAGATCCGACCGTCGTGGTTGGCACCAAGGTTAAGGAGCTGGACGACAATAACTTTCGCCACGGCGGTAGCAAATGGCTGGTGTTGGAGGCCGATGAATATAATCGGCACTTTCATCACTACTATCCCCAGATAGCTGTTATAAACAATATTGATCTGGAACACCTAGAAATTTATCCCGATCTGGAATCGGTCGAACAAAGCTTTTTGGACTTTGCCAACAATGTTCGCCCTGAGGGAGTTTTGGTGGCCAATGGCCAGGATAAATCGGTTACGAGGCTGCTAAAGAGATTTGATAGTAAAAATAGGACAGTGGTTGTTTTTAATGGCACAGATATTGCCAAGCACAATCTGTCCATACCAGGTGGGCACAATCAAAGCAATGCCGAAGCTGCTTTTCGGGTAGGAAAAGCTCTGGGCATAGCAGAACCTAGCTTGCGCAAGAGCTTGCATGGGTTTAAAGGCAGCTGGCGCAGACTCGAGGAGGTGTCTGAAGGGATTTACTCCGACTATGGCCACCACCCTACCGAGGTAAAAGCTAGCTTGCAGGCTTTGCGCGAGGCCAACCCCAACAAACGATTAGTTTGCGTATTCCAGCCCCACCAGCATGAACGCTTGAGTGGGCTTTTTAATGACTTTGTAGCTGCTTTTGAAGCGGCAGACATGGCGATAATTATACCGCTTTATACTCCGCAAGGCAGAGACAGCGGAGCAGGTAAAGGTTCTGAGGATCTTGTGCGAGCTATAGGTAAGGATGGTGTTCTGTTCGCCCCCAATTTTAATTCGGCATACGCGACTGCCAGCAAGTTGTTTGACCAAAATCACATAATTGTGTTTATGGGTGCTGGCGATATCGATGAAAGTTTGCGAGCTAAGCTAGCTGAACAACACCTTATTTGA